The following proteins come from a genomic window of Planctomycetota bacterium:
- a CDS encoding DUF1080 domain-containing protein, producing the protein MQRLATLMFVALLAGCSLAHAEDESGFVSLFDGKTLDGWKVGNNASSFSVADGQIVAHGPRAHLFYVGDVADHNFKNFEFRCQVMTKPHSNSGLYFHTEYQEDGWPAKGYEAQVNNTHADRKKTGGLYAVQDVMDNSPAKDDEWFDYTIRVEGKRIILMINGKTTVDYTEPDHPERPKGMEQRLLSSGTFAIQAHDPGSETHIRNIRVKVLP; encoded by the coding sequence ATGCAACGACTGGCCACTTTGATGTTCGTCGCCTTGCTCGCCGGCTGCTCGCTGGCTCACGCCGAGGACGAAAGCGGCTTCGTGAGTCTTTTCGACGGCAAGACGCTCGACGGTTGGAAGGTCGGCAACAACGCCAGCTCGTTCTCGGTCGCCGACGGCCAGATCGTCGCGCACGGGCCGCGGGCGCATCTGTTCTATGTGGGCGACGTCGCCGATCACAACTTCAAGAACTTCGAGTTCCGCTGTCAGGTCATGACCAAGCCGCATTCCAACTCGGGCCTGTACTTCCACACCGAGTACCAGGAAGACGGCTGGCCCGCCAAGGGCTACGAAGCACAGGTCAACAACACGCACGCGGACCGCAAGAAGACCGGCGGACTCTACGCCGTGCAGGACGTGATGGACAATTCCCCCGCCAAGGACGACGAGTGGTTCGACTACACCATCCGCGTCGAAGGCAAGCGCATCATTCTCATGATCAACGGCAAGACGACCGTCGACTACACCGAGCCGGACCATCCGGAGCGGCCCAAGGGCATGGAGCAGCGCCTGCTTTCCAGCGGCACGTTCGCCATTCAGGCCCACGACCCCGGCTCCGAAACGCACATCAGGAACATCCGCGTCAAGGTCCTGCCCTGA
- a CDS encoding DUF4126 family protein yields MELPHILMGLCIGIGLSAACGFRVFIPLLSMAIGARWGHLTPSPGFEWVTSDGAILALGVATTAEVAAFYIPWFDHLMDTIATPAALVAGTLATAAVLPDMGPMVKWGLATVAGGGTAGAVQVATVTTRALSTATTGGLGNPIVATGENGGAVVMSIMAIVIPIIAAILVCVVLFFAIRAIVRWWRRRSAARVEAMVVTVANNDTPPNGRM; encoded by the coding sequence ATGGAATTGCCACACATTCTGATGGGCCTGTGCATCGGTATCGGACTCAGCGCGGCGTGCGGGTTCCGCGTGTTTATTCCGCTCTTGTCGATGGCAATCGGGGCGCGGTGGGGGCATCTGACGCCGTCGCCGGGCTTTGAATGGGTCACCAGCGACGGCGCGATTCTGGCGCTGGGCGTGGCGACGACGGCGGAAGTCGCGGCGTTCTACATTCCGTGGTTCGATCATCTGATGGACACGATCGCCACGCCCGCCGCCCTGGTCGCCGGCACGTTGGCGACGGCGGCGGTCCTGCCGGATATGGGACCCATGGTCAAATGGGGCCTGGCGACGGTCGCCGGCGGCGGTACGGCGGGGGCGGTGCAGGTCGCCACCGTCACGACCCGCGCGTTATCGACCGCCACGACCGGCGGACTGGGCAATCCGATCGTCGCCACGGGGGAAAACGGCGGGGCGGTCGTCATGAGCATCATGGCGATCGTCATCCCGATCATCGCGGCGATTCTGGTCTGCGTCGTGCTGTTTTTCGCCATTCGGGCGATCGTGCGCTGGTGGCGGCGTCGGTCGGCGGCGCGCGTGGAAGCGATGGTAGTGACGGTCGCCAATAACGACACGCCGCCAAACGGTCGAATGTAA
- a CDS encoding RNA methyltransferase: MLTSLSNPRVKHLVRLQTHSSQRKHDGVFCIESKRELDRALGVGFELVEAYVCPPLFSEHMDGAVTYVNEPVLRKIAYRQNPEGFVAVMRSRTIPLGKAPLEGLVLVLSALEKPGNIGAILRSADAAGASAVIVDQCDFDWFNPNTIRASTGAVFTLPIVSADRATLIEYLKRSSVPIMAMTPEGAASYTDVEWTGRRAIVLGAEAEGLDKTWRDAADVAISIPMRGLVDSLNVSVSAAVVLFEAMRQRQAAGLKR, from the coding sequence ATGCTCACCAGTCTTTCCAACCCGCGGGTCAAACATCTTGTGCGGCTGCAGACGCATTCGTCGCAGCGGAAGCACGACGGCGTGTTCTGCATCGAATCGAAACGTGAGTTGGATCGCGCGCTGGGCGTGGGCTTTGAACTGGTGGAGGCCTATGTGTGTCCGCCGCTGTTCAGCGAGCACATGGACGGTGCGGTCACGTATGTAAACGAGCCGGTGCTTCGGAAGATCGCCTATCGCCAGAACCCGGAGGGGTTCGTCGCCGTGATGCGGTCGCGGACGATCCCGCTGGGTAAAGCGCCACTGGAGGGGTTGGTGCTGGTGCTCAGCGCGCTGGAGAAGCCGGGCAATATCGGGGCGATTCTTCGGTCGGCGGACGCGGCGGGGGCGAGCGCGGTCATCGTCGATCAATGCGACTTTGACTGGTTCAATCCGAACACGATCCGCGCCAGCACAGGCGCGGTGTTCACGCTGCCGATCGTCAGTGCGGACCGCGCGACGCTCATTGAATATCTGAAACGCTCATCGGTGCCGATCATGGCGATGACGCCGGAGGGTGCGGCCAGCTATACGGACGTGGAATGGACGGGCCGTCGAGCGATCGTGCTGGGCGCGGAGGCGGAGGGGCTCGACAAGACATGGCGCGACGCGGCGGATGTGGCGATCTCAATCCCCATGCGCGGACTGGTCGATTCGCTCAACGTCTCGGTCAGCGCGGCAGTGGTGCTTTTTGAAGCGATGCGCCAGCGTCAGGCGGCGGGCTTGAAGCGCTGA
- a CDS encoding MlaE family lipid ABC transporter permease subunit, translating to MILSRIERVGAKLTNTLAGFGRFVIFCVQTVMWLFRDAGNRRRWKLVWPQFYEVGTRSIPVVALTGAFIGMVLAVELYNQFRLIGQETQLGGITGITVVKHLGPVLAAVMLAGRVGGAFAAELGTMAVTEQIDALRVMGAAPVGYLVVPRVIACVIMIPIMTIFSDLLGVLGSWGIVVGSFGVTNHEYWVNAGRFVSLWDINTGLVKSIFFGMSIGLICCYKGFFCTAGAQGVGRATTDAFVTSFVTIIILNFFLAKFANDLYNILFGFVEFSPFG from the coding sequence ATGATTCTTTCGCGCATCGAACGGGTCGGCGCCAAGTTGACGAACACCCTCGCCGGGTTCGGTCGCTTCGTGATCTTCTGCGTGCAGACGGTGATGTGGCTCTTTCGTGATGCGGGCAATCGGCGGCGATGGAAGCTCGTCTGGCCGCAGTTTTATGAGGTCGGCACGCGGAGCATCCCCGTCGTCGCCCTCACCGGCGCGTTCATCGGCATGGTGCTGGCGGTCGAGCTCTACAACCAGTTCCGGCTCATCGGGCAGGAAACCCAGCTCGGCGGCATCACCGGCATCACGGTCGTCAAACACCTGGGCCCCGTGCTCGCCGCCGTCATGCTTGCCGGCCGCGTCGGCGGAGCGTTCGCCGCGGAACTGGGCACCATGGCCGTCACCGAACAGATCGACGCCCTGCGCGTCATGGGCGCCGCGCCTGTCGGATACCTCGTCGTCCCGCGCGTCATCGCCTGCGTCATCATGATCCCCATCATGACCATCTTCAGCGACCTGCTCGGCGTCCTGGGAAGCTGGGGCATCGTCGTCGGATCGTTCGGCGTGACCAATCACGAATACTGGGTCAACGCCGGCCGATTCGTCTCGCTCTGGGATATCAACACCGGCCTCGTCAAGAGCATCTTCTTCGGCATGTCCATCGGACTCATCTGCTGCTACAAGGGCTTTTTCTGCACCGCCGGCGCGCAGGGCGTCGGCCGCGCCACCACCGACGCCTTCGTCACCAGCTTCGTCACCATCATCATCCTCAACTTCTTCCTCGCCAAATTCGCCAACGACCTGTACAACATTCTCTTCGGCTTCGTCGAGTTTTCGCCGTTCGGGTAA
- a CDS encoding CBS domain-containing protein, whose protein sequence is MGLRENILRDPISELTLRPVVAMPRSATVRQTIEAMKRQGIGAAIIVDSDGRAAGMFNEKLLIRLLLESPGSLDEPVEKHMTPRLVTVRESDSIAKLLAIMQEFSLRWVCIIDEQGRPTALTGLRGLIEYVVDYFPRQVKVQPIDKNHVSMRTREGA, encoded by the coding sequence ATGGGTTTGCGTGAAAACATCTTGCGGGATCCGATCAGCGAATTGACGCTTCGGCCGGTCGTCGCGATGCCGCGCTCGGCGACGGTGCGGCAGACGATCGAAGCGATGAAGCGCCAAGGGATCGGGGCCGCCATCATTGTCGATTCGGACGGGCGCGCGGCGGGCATGTTCAACGAAAAGCTGCTCATCCGCCTGCTGCTCGAATCGCCCGGATCGCTCGATGAGCCGGTCGAGAAGCACATGACGCCCCGGCTGGTGACGGTGCGCGAGAGCGACTCGATCGCCAAACTGCTGGCGATCATGCAGGAGTTCAGTCTGCGCTGGGTGTGCATCATCGACGAGCAGGGCCGGCCCACCGCCCTGACCGGCCTGCGCGGGCTCATCGAATACGTCGTCGATTACTTCCCGCGTCAGGTCAAGGTGCAGCCCATCGACAAGAACCATGTGTCCATGCGGACGCGGGAGGGCGCCTGA
- a CDS encoding CBS domain-containing protein, with amino-acid sequence MTKRHRTPPHTGEFNDPLSNYDPLDYTDALEKSLCEDPATAIESTPFGHVTPTTSVRETLRMMLERDAACMVVVSSGKPVGIVSERDVLMRIADRYDELADAPVSRVMTPDPVVVNVTDSPARVLNQMGSGMFRHLPVVDVDGRLIGVIGARRVTAYLQKHFANEAAK; translated from the coding sequence ATGACCAAGCGACACCGCACGCCGCCGCACACGGGCGAGTTCAACGATCCGTTGAGCAATTACGATCCGCTCGACTACACGGACGCGCTGGAGAAATCGCTGTGTGAGGACCCGGCGACGGCGATCGAGTCGACGCCGTTCGGGCATGTGACGCCGACGACGAGCGTGCGCGAGACGCTGCGGATGATGCTTGAGCGGGACGCGGCGTGCATGGTGGTGGTGTCGAGCGGGAAGCCGGTCGGCATCGTGTCGGAGCGCGATGTATTGATGCGCATCGCGGACCGGTACGACGAATTGGCGGACGCGCCGGTGAGCCGGGTGATGACGCCGGACCCGGTCGTGGTGAACGTCACCGACAGCCCGGCCCGGGTGCTCAATCAGATGGGCAGCGGGATGTTCCGCCATCTGCCCGTCGTCGACGTCGACGGCCGGCTGATCGGCGTCATCGGCGCCCGCCGCGTCACGGCGTATTTACAGAAGCATTTTGCAAACGAAGCTGCGAAGTAG